The DNA region GCCGCGCCGCTGCCCATCACCGCGGCCAGATAGTGCTTCTCGAGCCGCTCGATGATCTCTTCCGGCGTGGCTTCGGGTGACTTGTCGCGCAGCCGCTGGACGTATGCGCGGATGGCGGGGGCCTGCAGTCGCGAGCCCGTTTCGATCACCCGGGACAGCACATGGGCCGCGGCGCCGGGTTCCTCCGGTTCGGTCGTGGCGGGCAGGTTGTCCGGGTTGGTCTTCTTACGGGCGAACATAGGTTGCCTCCTGGGGACTTGCCTGGTTTCAGGCTAGCCGCTGGTACGTACTGTGTAACGAATGTCGGTCCGGACCGGGTGCCCGGTAGTGATAACAGTCACCGTGTGGTGCCGCGGGAAGAAAACCGCCTCCGGCGAGTGCTACTGACAGTCATGGTGGTTACCCCCGTTCGGCCGAGTCGGCTCCGGATAATCCTTGTTCTCGGTGCATTGGTGGCCCTGGGTCCGCTGACCATCGACATGTACCTGCCCGCGCTGCCGCGCATCGCCGACGATCTCGGCGTCACCTCCTCGGTGGTCCAACTGACCTTGACCGGCACGTTGATCGGCCTGGCGCTGGGGCAGCTGGTCGTGGGTCCGTTGTCGGATTCGCTGGGCCGGCGCCGCCCGCTGCTGGTCGGGGTGTCGTTGCACATGGCGGCGTCGTTGCTGTGCATGTTCGCGCCGAACATCACCGCGCTGGGAGTGGCCCGCGGACTGCAGGGCATGGGCGCGGCCGCGACCGCGGTGGTTGCGATCGCGGTCGTCGGCGATCTGTTCTCCGGTTCCACCGCAGCCGCCGTCATATCGCGGCTGATGCTGGTCCTGGGGGTGGCGCCGGTGCTGGCGCCGTCGCTGGGTGCGGTTGTCCTGCTCGAAGCGTCGTGGCGGTGGATCTTCGGTGCGTTGGTGCTCATCGCCGGGGCGCTGCTGATCATGGCGGCCACCGCGTTACCGGAGACGTTGCCCGCCGAGCATCGCCGACCCCTGCGGATCCGGAGCATCGCGGCCACCTATGGCCAACTGCTGCGCGACGCGCGCTTCATGGCATTGGTGCTGGTGGGGGCGATGGCGATGGCGGGCCTGTTCGCCTACATCGCCGGCGCCGCGTTCGTGCTGCAAGGGCACTACGGCTTGAACCAGCAGGTGTTCGCGGTGGTCTTCGGCGCCGGGGCGGTCGCGTTGATCGGTGCGACCCAGATGAATGTGGTGCTGCTCGACCGGTTCACCCCGCAACGGATCGTCGTCGCCGCCTTGGTGGTCGCGACGGTCGCCGGGGTGGTGTTCACGGCGGTCACCGTCACGCAGTTCGGCGGCATCGTCGGATTCCTGCTCCCGGCCTGGACCGTGTTGGCCGCGATGGGCTTCGTCTTGCCCAACGCGCCCGCCTTGGCGCTGTCCCGGCACCCGGAGGCGTCGGGGACCGCCGCGGCACTGCTCGGTGCCGCGCAGTTCGGGTTGGGCGCGGTGGTGGCCCCGGCGGTGGGGATGCTGGGCAACGACGAGCGCGCGCTGGCGTTGGTGATGACCGTCGGTGCGGCCCTCGCGCTGATCCTGATGTCGGTGGTCCGTCCCCAGCCGGTGCAGGTGCCCGACGCCGTGGTCGACGCGATCCCCGAACGCGCCTGAAACCCCGCACCGGTTGTGGGGCGCGGGCCCGGTCCGTATCGTCCGGTCCGATCGGCGCGGGGTGGGTCCGTTGTGAATGACCTACCATGCGTGGAGCCAGAAACATCCCCCGATGTCCCCGACCGCGTTGGAAACCCGCTGGCCAGAAGGTCAAGCGCGCGGTAGCGCGGCGGTGCGCGGATAACGGAAACGTGAGGTGACGTGTGTGACGCCTCAGCTGAAGACGGTCGTCGACACGGTGCGCGGCCCGTGGAGTGCGCTGTGGGCGATGATGATCGGCTTCTTCATGATCCTCGTCGACTCGACGATCGTGGCCGTGGCCAATCCGACCATGATGGAGCAGCTGCAAACCGACTACGACGGGGTCATCTGGGTCACCAGCGCCTACCTGCTGGCGTACGCCGTACCGCTGCTGGTGGCGGGCCGGCTCGGCGATCAGTTCGGGCCGAAGAAGCTCTATCTGCTGGGCCTGTTCATCTTCACCGTGGCGTCGCTGTGGTGCGGATTGTCGGGGTCGATCGAGATGCTGATCGCGGCCCGCGTCGTGCAGGGCCTGGGCGCGGCACTGCTGACCCCGCAGACGCTGTCGATGATCACCCGGATCTTCCCGTCCGAGCGTCGGGGCGTGGCGATGGGTGTCTGGGGCGCGACGGCCGGGCTGGCCACTCTGACGGGTCCGCTCGTCGGGGGCGTGTTGTTGGACCAGCTGGGCTGGGAATGGATCTTCTTCGTCAACGTGCCGATCGGGGTCCTCGGGCTGGCCTTGGCGGTCTGGCTGATCCCGGCGCAGCCGACCAACAAGCATCGCTTCGACCTGCTCGGGGTGGCGTTGTCGGGCATCGCGATGTTCCTGGTGGTCTTCGGTCTGCAGGAGGGCGAATCGCACCGCTGGGCGGGGTGGATCTGGGCGATGATCCTCGCCGGGATCCTGTTGTTCGGCGGGTTCGTCTACTGGCAGGCCGTCAACAAGGATCAGCCGTTGATCCCGCTGCGCATCTTCGCCGACCGGCACTTCACCCTGTCCAGTCTCGGTGTCGCGATCATCGGCTTCGCGGTCACCGCGATGGTGGTGCCGGTGATGTTCTACGCCCAGCTGGTGTGCGGTCTGACGCCGACGCGGTCAGCGCTGCTGATGGCCCCGATGGCCGTGGTGTCGGGGGTGTTGGCACCGCTGGTGGGCCGCCTTGTGGACCGCTCCCATCCGATGCCGATCATCGGCTTCGGGTTCTCGGTGCTGGCGATCGGGATGACCTGGCTGTCGGTGGAGATGACGCCGACTACGGCGGTCTGGCGGTTGGTCCTGCCCTTCATCGCGATGGGCGTCGGGATGGCGTTCATCTGGTCGCCGCTGGCCGCCACCGCTACCCGAAATCTGGCACCGCAGTTGGCCGGTGCCGGATCCGGGGTCTACAACGCGACCCGGCAGGTCGGGTCGGTGCTGGGCAGCGCCGGGGTGGCCGCGTTCATGACCTCGCGCATCGGTGCGGAGCTACCGGACGGGGCGGCGCAGCGGCCGCCGATCGAGGGTGCGGTCATGGAGTTGCCCGAATTCCTGCACGCGCCGTTCGCCGCGGCGCTGAGCCAGTCCATGTTGTTGCCGGCGTTCGTGTCGCTGTTCGGAGTCGTGGCCGCGATCTTCCTGGCCGACATGGTGCGCACCGCGAGCGCGCCGGTGGTCCGTCGGCCGGCGTCCGAGGAGCGCACCGAGGTGCTGCCGGTGGTCTCCGAGCAGTCCGACGCGTACTGGCGTGCTCCGCAATCCGAGGACGACGGGTTCCATGACGGCTTCGACGAGGAGTTCGATGACGGCATCGACGAGGACGACGACTACGTCGAGTTCACCGTGGACCGGCCGGCGCTTCGATTCGCCGCGCCACCGGAGTTCGATGCCGGGTTCGACGAGAACGATCACCCGGCCGACGACAGCGACACCGCGCCGCTGCCGGCCCAGGTCGCGGACACCCGATCCGCGCCCCCAGAGCCAGAACCAATCGGGTTCGCCCACAACGGCTTCCACACCGACGACGACATGCTGCAACCGCTGCCGCGGCCCGCGGGGAGCGAACCGCGACGCGGCACGCTGCACCACCACGTAGACACCTTTCAACAGCTCGCCGAGCGTATCGACAACCTGTCGGAGGACTTCGCCGATCTGTTCGAGGACAGCGGGGGCACGTGGTCGGCGTTCGAGGTGCCCGAGGACCGCCCGCCGCGACACCGGCCGCGGCACTACCGGGAGGACCCCGACGACGGGGAGAGCTACGGCCGGCACTCCCGGCCGTGACGCGGGCTCAGGCGGCCGTGGCGCCCAGCGCGCTCAGCAGCGCCTCCCGGTGCGCCACGAATTGCGGATCGTGGTGATTGCGAGCAGAGCGGATCGGCCCGTGGGAGATCAACCCGCCGTTCCGGGCGACAGTGCCAGGAACGCGCCGAGGTCGATCAGGCCCTGCGGCGTGCCCGGCAGGTAGTCGGTCAGCGCCGGCGAGCGCACCACGACGGCCAGGTACTGGGCGCGGCTGATCGCCACGTTGAGCCGGTTTCGGTTGAGCAGGAACGACATTCCGCGGGGCACGTCGGCGATGGCCGAGGCCGCCATCGACACGAACACCACCGGGGCCTGCCGGCCCTGCAGCTTGTCGACCGTGCCCACCAGCACATCGCCGAGGTGCGCGTCCTCCAGGTGGGCGCGCAGGGTGAGCACCTGGGCGTTGTAGGCCGCCACCACCAGGACGTCGGTGGCCGCCAGCGGTCGGGTGCCGTGCTCGTCGGTCCACTTCGCGCCGAGCAGATCGCCGATGGCCGCGGTGATCGCGACCGCCTCCTGCACGCTGCAGGTGGCATTGTCGCGATGCTCGACCAGCAGCGTGCGCACCCCCGGCGCATGACCCTCGAGGACGCGTTCGGCGGTCTTGGGGTGCGGCAACAGTCGATTGTCGTACGACAGCGCCGAGACCACGGAGCAGACGTCGGGGTGCATCCGGTGCGTGCATTCCAGGAAGTAGCCGAGCGCGGCCGGCAGCACGTCGTGACCGTCGGTCAACCAGCCGAGCGCCGAGTGATCGACCGGTTCGGGATGGTTGCCGGTCGAGACCTGGCCGAGCTGTTGCGGGTCGCCGAGCAGCAGCATGTTGCGCGCGGCGCGGGCCACCGCGATGGTGTTGCCCAGCGAGAACTGACCGGCCTCGTCGACGGCCAGCAAATCGAGGCAGTCGGTCGCGATCCGATTGTCGTTGGCGAAATCCCATGCGGTGCCGCCGATCACGCAGCCACGGTCGGTGTCCAGGAAGTCGGCATATCCGGAGTCGGGGATGGTGGTGAACCGTCCGCTGAGACCGTCGCGGCCGGCCTTCTTGGCCACTTGGGTCGCGTCGACGCCGGCGGCGACGACCTCGTCGAGCAGGTGACCCACCACGGCGTGTGACTGCGCGACGACACCGATCTTCCAGCGGTGGTTGTTGACCAGCGTGGCGATCACTCGCGCGGCGGTGAACGTCTTGCCGGTACCGGGCGGTCCGTGCACGGCGAGGTAGGACCGGTCGAGGTCCAGAACCGCGGCGGTGATGGAGTCGACGTCGCCGTCGCGGCGGGGCAACTGCGCCGCCCCGCTCAGGGTGGTCGGTGGTCGCCGGCACAGCACGTCGACGACGGCGCAGCGGGGGAGTGCGGGCGGGTCCGCCGAGAGCGTCGCCGCGGCCTCGGTCGCCAGCGCTGCGATGGACTCCTCGATCTTGCCGGTGCGGATCGGCCTGGCCGGGGTCAGTGCCATCGGCAGGTGGTCATGCGGGCCGGACTCGGGTTGCAGTTCGCAGATCCGCACCTCCACCGGGACGCCGTCGACGTCGGTGACGTCGAGGACCTCGGCGTTCCAGGACGCGCGCCGGTCGGGGTGCTCGTCGTCGAGTCCGGCGGGTGCGGGCCGGTCGTAGAGGATCTGCGGTCGGCCGTCGAGTTGGCCGCCCTGCAGTACGCCGGTGAGCCGCAGGTGGCGGCGGGGTTTGCGGGCCCGGGGCGGCAGGTGCCAGTCCTCGACCACCTCGGCCTCCTCGATGAGGAAGACCCCAGTGGTGTCCCATTCGTCGACCGGATGGCTGAGCCGGTGAAAGTGCGCCCACCAGTAGGGTTTTCGCTCCCGCTGGTAGTAACCCCGGGCCGACTCGAGCAGCGCCGCGGCGCTCTGTTCGAAAGTGCGCGGGCTGCTGAACCCGTCGCCCGCGAAGCCCAGCAGAACCTCGGCGACGTCATCGAGTGGCGGGACGGGTTCACCGCCTTCGCCCGGGCGGGTCAGGTGGGTGACGCCGGACTCGAAGGCGCGCAGCAGCAGCCAGTCCCGCAGCCGCCGGGTGGACCGGCAGTCGTAGAGGTTGTAGTCGGTGATCTCCTTGAGGACCGCCTCGGCCTCCTGCTTGCGGCCCGCGTCCAGCAGGCTGCGGTAGTGCTCGTACTGCGTGATCGAGGATGCGGCCGTGGTGACCTCGCCGGTGCGCAACTCCGAGCCCATGTACAGCGGTTCGAGCGCCTTGAGCGAATACGATCCGGTGCCGATGCACAGACCGTTGCGCACGATCGGGTACAGGTCCACCAGCACCTCGGCGCGCAGCAGGTCGTCGACCTCGTCCTCGCCGACCCCGTAGCGGGCGGCCAGGTGCAGCAACGTGGTCCGCTCATAGGCGGCGTAGTGGTAGATGTGCATGCCCGGATACCGGTGGCGGCGTTTGCGGACCATGGCCAGGAAGTCCAGGAACGCCTTGCGCTCGCTGGCCCGGTCCTCGGCCCACAGCGGCCGGAACCGGTCCCGCTCGTCGAGGACGCCCCACATGTATTCCAGACCCCAGGTCTGGCCGTCCTCGGTCCACAGCGGATCGCCCTCGAAGTCGAAGAACAGGTCCCCGGGGTTGGGGGCGGGCAGCGCGCCCAGCGCGTCGGCGTCGGCGATCTCGTAGGGCGGCACCCCGGTGCGCCGCCCCTCGACCTGCAGCCGGGCCTGCCGGCGCAGCGTCGCCACCGTGGACGCCGCGATCCCGTCGACGGCTCCCGCGGACTCGGCCAGCGCGGTGACGCTGTCGATGCCGGCCTGCAGCAGCGTGGCGCGCTGGGTCAGCCGCATGCCCGCCACCAGCAGCACGTCGTCGTCCTCGACGAGGTGGGGTGCGCACGCCTCGCAGCGCATGCAGGCCGCGACCGTCTCATCGCGCCAGGACACCGGCGCGTCGGTGGCCAGGTGGGTGTCGAGCAGTTCCTGCAGGCGCGCGCGCTGCCTGCGGTACACCGGGATGAGGTCGGCCAGCGGGTACTCCACCACCTGTCCGTTGCCCAGTACCAGCTGGGCCGTCGCGGCCACGGCGACGCCGGCGGCGCGCAGCGCGTCCGCGTAGCCGGCGATCTGCAGCAGCGCGGTCACCTTGGCGTGGCGGGCCAGTTTGGTGTCGACGACCCGATACGGCGCGTCGGGTTCGTCGCCGGCGCGGATCAGGAAGTCGGCGAAGCCGACGAACCGACCGTCGAGCACGGCCGCCTGGTAGATCACGGCCGGTCGCGCGGCGAAGGCCGCCGCGGTCGCGGCGGCCGCGCGCTGCAGCGCCGGCACCGAATACGCGGCGCTGGGTATCGTGACCACCCCGGTGGCACCGCTGCCGTGCTGGGTGATCAGGTCCTCGAGGGTCCGTTGTTCGTGTTCGGTGCCGAGTTCGGCGGTGCGACGCAACATTTCGTCCTCGGCGGACTCCAGCGGAGTGCCCCGCCCCAATTTGGCGTCGAAGCTGCGCAGCAGCGCGTATTCGCATCCGGCCGCCGACGCGAGGTCGGAGGCGCTGTAGATGACCACCGGGCCGCCGGGGTCGTCGGCGACGAACACAGCGCCCACTGTAGGTGAGGGCGCCGACAATCCCGGGCCGGCCGACGGCTACCGGGTCAGCCGCCGGGCGCGTTGCCGATCAGTTCGACGCCGCTGCCGTTCCAACGGAACTTGACCACGCTGGAGAGGCCGTCGATCCCGGAGCTGTACTCCAGCGCGACCGTGTCACCGGTGCTCTGCGAGGCGTCCAGGGCATTGAAGCCGAACGTGTCCGGAACCCCGCTGGGGATGTATTTGCCCAAGTGGAACAGCACCGCCCGGGTGCTCGGATTCTCCGCATTGGTGTTGGCCTCGACGATCACCGCCGACAGCGGTGCGCACTCGTTGTAGTTGCCCGCGATGGGTTCGGCACTCCACGGCTGCCGGCTGCGCGGGTCGCGGGGCAGCTCGGAGACCGCTTGGGCGATCGCCGGCGCGGCCAGGTTCACCGCGCACGGGTCGGCCGGCCCCGGCGGCGTCGTGGTCGGGGCTGCGACGGTGGACGGCGCGACCGGCGCCGACGCCGCAGGCAGGGCCGGCGGCTCGGGGGTCTTGGCGACGGTGGAGTCGCCGGACCCGCAGGCCGCGAGCGCGAACAGCGCAGCCATCCCGGCCGCAGACGCCAGAGTTTCTCGACGGGCCGCGGACACACCGGCAGGCTACCGGCTCCGCGATGACCAACCGTGCAGGCATCGCCCGCAAACGGCATTAGACTCACTCGCGATGACCACCGAAGACCCGGACCAGTCCGATCAACCTGCCTTGACGTTTGCCGACCTGCAAATCCACCCCGCCGTGCTGCAGGCGGTGTCCGACGTCGGCTACGAAACGCCCTCGGCGGTCCAGACCGCGACCATCCCGGCGCTGCTGGCCGGCTCCGACGTGGTGGGGATGGCGCAGACCGGGACCGGCAAGACCGCCGCGTTCGCCATCCCGATCCTGTCCAAGATCGACGTCACCAAGAAGCACACCCAGGCGCTGGTGCTCGCGCCCACCCGCGAATTGGCGTTGCAGGTCGCCGAGGCGTTCAGCCGGTACGGGGCGCAACTGCCGCAGATCAACGTGCTGGCCATCTACGGTGGTTCGTCCTACACCCCGCAACTCGCCGGGTTGCGCCGCGGCGCCCACGTCGTGGTCGGCACTCCCGGCCGGGTCATCGACCATCTGGAACGCGGCACCCTGGATCTGTCGCATCTGGACTATCTGGTGCTCGATGAGGCCGACGAGATGCTGCAGATGGGCTTCGCCGAGGACGTCGAACGCATCTTGGTCGACACCCCCGAGTACAAGCAGGTCGCGCTGTTCTCGGCGACCATGCCCGCGGCCATCCGCAAGATCACCACCAAGTACCTGCACGACCCGGTCGAGGTCACGGTCAAGGCGAAAACCGCGACGGCCGAGAACATCACGCAGCGCTACATCCAGGTGTCCGGGCACCGCAAGATGGACGCGCTGACCAGGATCCTCGAGGTCGAACCGTTCGAGGCGATGATCGTGTTCGTGCGTACCAAGCAGGCCACCGAGGAGGTCGCCGAGCGGCTGCGGGCGCGCGGATTCTCCGCGGCCGCCATCAACGGTGACATCGCGCAGCACCAGCGCGAGCGCACCATCGCGTCCCTGAAGGACGGCAGCATCGACATCTTGGTCGCCACCGACGTGGCCGCCCGCGGATTGGACGTCGAGCGGATCTCGCACGTGCTGAACTACGACGTCCCGCACGACACCGAGTCCTACGTGCACCGGATCGGTCGCACCGGCCGGGCCGGAAGATCCGGCACCGCAGTACTTTTCGTCTCACCGCGCGAGCGCCACATGCTCAAGTCGATCGAGAAGGCCACCCGGTCCAAGCTCGTCGAGGTGGAGCTGCCGACCGTCGACGATGTCAACGCGCAGCGGGTGGCGAAGTTCCGCGATTCCATCAGCGATGCGCTCGGCGCCCCCGGCTTCGAACTGTTCCGCCGGCTGATCGAGGACTACGAACGCGAGAGCGATGTGTCGATGGCCGACATCGCGGCCGCGCTGGCGTTGCAGACCCGCAAGGGCGAAGAGTTCCTGATGTCCGAGCCGCCGCCGGACAAGCGCCGCGAACGCCCGGACCGGCCGGATCGCCCGGACCGCGGCGACCGGCCGACGCGCCGGTCCAGCGGCTCGTTCGCGTCCTACCGGATCGATGTCGGGAAGCGGCACAAGGTGATGCCCGGGGCGATCGTCGGCGCGATCGCGAACGAGGGCGGCCTGAGTCGCAGTGACTTCGGGCACATCGCGATCATGCCCGACTTCTCGTTGGTCGAACTGCCGCCGAACCTGCCGCCCGAGACGCTCAAGGCGTTGGAGAAGACCCGAATCCAGGGCGTGTTGATCAACCTCCAGCCCGATCCCGGCGGTGCCGGGACGCGCGACGGCGGCGGTAAGAAGCCGTATCGGGGCGGTGACAAGAAGCCTTACCAGGGCAGCAAGAAGCCGCACAAGCACCGAAAGCCGTAATGGCGGTATCGCAGGACCGCGACGTCCAAGGCGGACTGGAGCAGGTTTCCGGCGTGGACCGGGTCGCCTCGCTGACCGGGGTCCGGGCCGTCGCGGCCATCCTGGTGGTGCTGACCCACGCGGCCTACACCACCGGCCGGTACCCGCAGGGCTATGTCGGACTGGTGTATTCCCGGATGGAGATCGGTGTCCCGATCTTCTTCGCGCTCTCGGGGTTCCTGCTGTTTCGGCCCTGGGTGCGGGCCGTGGCCCTGGACCGGCCGGCGCCGTCGGTGCGGCGCTATGCCTGGCACCGGGTGCGGCGCATCATGCCCGCCTACGTCGTCACGGTGCTGCTGGCCTACCTGGTCTATCACTTCCGCACCGGCGGGCCGAACCCCGGACACACCTGGATGGGATTGTTCCGCAACCTCACCCTGACCCAGCTCTACACCGACAACTACGTGTACTCCTATCTGCACCAGGGCCTCACGCAGATGTGGAGCCTGGCGGTCGAGGTGTCCTTCTACGCGGTATTGCCGGCCTTGGCATATGTGCTGTTGGTGCTGCTGTGCCGCGGGGAGTGGCGGCCCCGGGTGCTGCTGACGGCGCTGGCCGCACTGGGGCTGATCACCCCGCTGTGGCAGCTGCTGGTGCACGATTCGCACTGGCTGCCCGACGGTGCGACGCTGTGGTTGCCCACGTACCTGCTGTGGTTCCTCGGCGGGATGGCGTTGGCCGTGTTGCAGACGATGGGCGTGCGGTGTTACGGGTTCGTCGCGGTGCCGCTGGCGCTGATCTGCTACTTCATTGCCTCCACCCCGATTGCGGGGGAGCCCACCACGTCCCCGCGGGGGCTGTTCGAGGCGATCATGAAATCGGTGTTCTACGCCGTGATCGCGGCCCTGGTGCTGGCCCCGCCGGCGTTGGGGGATCAGCGCGGTTGGTACAACCGGTTCCTCGCGAGCCGCCCCATGGTGTGGCTCGGCGAAATCTCCTACGAGATCTTCCTGGTGCACCTGGTGCTGATGGAGATCGCGATGGTCGAGGTGCTGCACAAGCCCGTCTACACCGGATCGATGGCGGGCTTGTTCGTGGTGACGATGGCGATGACGATCCCGGTGGCGTGGCTGCTGCACCGGTTCACCCGGGTGCGCGGCTGACTCCGGCCCCGATTATCCGCAAGGAAGGGTACCCTTACCTAAGTCGAGGAAAGGGTGCACAGTGGCCGAGTCGAAACCGTCCCGGGGTCTCACCGGAGCCGTCGTCAAATTGTGCCGCGGCGGCGATCACGCGCTGACGGTCACGGGCCGCACCGAGCTCAGTCCGCACTATCTGCGCTTGCACTTCGATTCCGGGTCCCTGCTCGACGCCGGGCCCACGCATCCGACGATGTGGGTGCGGGGCTGGTTCCCCGACGGTGACAGGGCCCACCAGCGCGGCTACACCCTGGTCAACCCCGACCCGCGGGCGCGGACGGTCGATATCGACTTCGCGCTGCACGAGGGGTTGGCCACCCGGTGGGCCTGCGCGGCGCAGCCCGGTGACGTCCTGGAGGTCACCGTCTTGGGCAGCAACTTCGCGCTCCCGACGCCGCCGCCGGCCGGCTACGTCATCATCGGCGACACCGCCTCGCTGCCGGCGATCAACTCGCTGTTGGAGGCCATCGACACGGCCCCCACGCACGTGTTCCTCGAGGCCGGTCATGACGACGACCGAGGGCTGCCGGTGTCCGGCGATCCGAAGCTCACCTGGGTGGACCGCCGGGATTCCGGCCAGGCCCTGATCGATGCGGTCCGCGCCGCGGCGTTCGACGCCGCCGACCATTTCGGCTGGGTCGCCTGCGACAACCGGACCACCCGCGGCGTCGCCCGGGTGCTGCGGGAGGAGTTCGCGATACCGCGCAGCGCGCTCAAGGCGCAGGGCTACTGGGCGGCCTGAGCCGCGCGGTCAGCGCGGTCAGCGCGATCGGCGCGACGTCGGCGCGACGTCGGCGCGACGATCGGCACCAGGAATTCCGCCACCATCCGACGCTCGTCGTCGCGGTCGCGGCCGGGGAAGAGCAGCATCGAGGTCAATACCCGCACCAACCAGCGCGCCTTACGGTCGACGGCCTCGGCATCGGTGTCGGTGTCGCCGAGGGACACCACGAATGCCGCGCTCATGGCCTTGATCACGGCGGAGGAATCGGCGATCTCGGCGCCGATCGGTGCATTGCTGGCGGCGAACCAGGATTGCAGGGCGGGGCTGTTGCGCACCAGGTGCAGCGATACCAGGAACGCCTCCACCAACCGGTCGCCCGGATCCTCGATACCGCCGATCCGGGCCACCACCTCGCCGTGCAAGCGGTGCGCTTCGCGGTGCACGAACGCGGTGTGCAACGCCTCCCGGTTCTCGAAGTAGCGGTACAGGGTCGCCCTGGAACAGCCTGCGGCCTGGGCGATCTCATGCATGCCCACCGAGGCGGCCGGGCGTTGGACGAACAACTCGCCGGCCGCGTCGAGAATGCGGTCGGCGGCGACTTCGCCGCGTCGTGAGCCCAGCCAATCATTGCCCGCCATCAGCGCACCGCAACCGGGACGGACAGCGGCCGGCGCACGTAACTCCCGCCGGCCCAGACGATCCCGTCCTCGTCGACCTCGAAGTCCGGGCAGCGGGTCAACAGCTCGGTCAGGGCGACCCGGGATTGCATCCGGGCGGCCGCGGCGCCGAGGCAGTGATGTGCTCCGTGACTGAAGGTGAGGATGTTGCGGGGGCGGCGGGTGACGTCGAGTTCGGCCGCCCCGGCGCCGTACTGGCGCTCGTCGCGGTTGCCGGAGCCGTAGAGCAGCAGCACTTTACGGTCGCGCGGAATCGTGGTGTCGCCGATGGTGACGTCGCGGGTGACGGTGCGGGCCAGGCCCTGCACAGGGGAGGTCAGGCGCAGGAACTCGTCCACCGCAGCCGGGATCAGCTCCGGCGACTCGACCAGCATCCGACGCTGGTCGGGCCTGCGGTGCAGCAGTTGCACCGAACCGCCCAGCATGCCGGTGGTGGTGTCGTTGCCACCGGTGACCATCGTGAAGGTGAACGCCAGGATCGACAGCACCCCGGCGATGTCCCCGTCGGCCCCGACACCGGCCGCGACCAGGTGCGAGACGGTGTCATCGGCGGGTTCGGTCCGGCGGCGCTCGATCA from Mycolicibacterium sp. MU0053 includes:
- a CDS encoding DEAD/DEAH box helicase, which produces MTTEDPDQSDQPALTFADLQIHPAVLQAVSDVGYETPSAVQTATIPALLAGSDVVGMAQTGTGKTAAFAIPILSKIDVTKKHTQALVLAPTRELALQVAEAFSRYGAQLPQINVLAIYGGSSYTPQLAGLRRGAHVVVGTPGRVIDHLERGTLDLSHLDYLVLDEADEMLQMGFAEDVERILVDTPEYKQVALFSATMPAAIRKITTKYLHDPVEVTVKAKTATAENITQRYIQVSGHRKMDALTRILEVEPFEAMIVFVRTKQATEEVAERLRARGFSAAAINGDIAQHQRERTIASLKDGSIDILVATDVAARGLDVERISHVLNYDVPHDTESYVHRIGRTGRAGRSGTAVLFVSPRERHMLKSIEKATRSKLVEVELPTVDDVNAQRVAKFRDSISDALGAPGFELFRRLIEDYERESDVSMADIAAALALQTRKGEEFLMSEPPPDKRRERPDRPDRPDRGDRPTRRSSGSFASYRIDVGKRHKVMPGAIVGAIANEGGLSRSDFGHIAIMPDFSLVELPPNLPPETLKALEKTRIQGVLINLQPDPGGAGTRDGGGKKPYRGGDKKPYQGSKKPHKHRKP
- a CDS encoding acyltransferase family protein; the encoded protein is MAVSQDRDVQGGLEQVSGVDRVASLTGVRAVAAILVVLTHAAYTTGRYPQGYVGLVYSRMEIGVPIFFALSGFLLFRPWVRAVALDRPAPSVRRYAWHRVRRIMPAYVVTVLLAYLVYHFRTGGPNPGHTWMGLFRNLTLTQLYTDNYVYSYLHQGLTQMWSLAVEVSFYAVLPALAYVLLVLLCRGEWRPRVLLTALAALGLITPLWQLLVHDSHWLPDGATLWLPTYLLWFLGGMALAVLQTMGVRCYGFVAVPLALICYFIASTPIAGEPTTSPRGLFEAIMKSVFYAVIAALVLAPPALGDQRGWYNRFLASRPMVWLGEISYEIFLVHLVLMEIAMVEVLHKPVYTGSMAGLFVVTMAMTIPVAWLLHRFTRVRG
- a CDS encoding siderophore-interacting protein, whose amino-acid sequence is MAESKPSRGLTGAVVKLCRGGDHALTVTGRTELSPHYLRLHFDSGSLLDAGPTHPTMWVRGWFPDGDRAHQRGYTLVNPDPRARTVDIDFALHEGLATRWACAAQPGDVLEVTVLGSNFALPTPPPAGYVIIGDTASLPAINSLLEAIDTAPTHVFLEAGHDDDRGLPVSGDPKLTWVDRRDSGQALIDAVRAAAFDAADHFGWVACDNRTTRGVARVLREEFAIPRSALKAQGYWAA
- a CDS encoding TetR/AcrR family transcriptional regulator; the protein is MAGNDWLGSRRGEVAADRILDAAGELFVQRPAASVGMHEIAQAAGCSRATLYRYFENREALHTAFVHREAHRLHGEVVARIGGIEDPGDRLVEAFLVSLHLVRNSPALQSWFAASNAPIGAEIADSSAVIKAMSAAFVVSLGDTDTDAEAVDRKARWLVRVLTSMLLFPGRDRDDERRMVAEFLVPIVAPTSRRRRADRADRADRAAQAAQ
- a CDS encoding cytochrome P450 — translated: MTAQVSQDRPVFRLADGDSWAEPWPMYRALRDHDPVHHVIPEQRPDHDYYVLSRHADIWAAARDHGTFSSAQGLTVNYGELEMIGLQDNPPMVMQDPPAHTQFRKLVSRGFTPRQVEAVEPQVREFVVARIERLRANGGGDIVAELFKPLPSMVVAHYLGVPESDRGRFDAWTEAIVAANTTEGGVGGALETLGDALGEMMAYFTALIERRRTEPADDTVSHLVAAGVGADGDIAGVLSILAFTFTMVTGGNDTTTGMLGGSVQLLHRRPDQRRMLVESPELIPAAVDEFLRLTSPVQGLARTVTRDVTIGDTTIPRDRKVLLLYGSGNRDERQYGAGAAELDVTRRPRNILTFSHGAHHCLGAAAARMQSRVALTELLTRCPDFEVDEDGIVWAGGSYVRRPLSVPVAVR